In the bacterium genome, AACATCAGCCGCGCGAAGCGGCTGCTGAACTGGCAACCAAGGGTCCGACTGGAACAGGGCCTCAAGCAAACCATCGACTGGTTTCGGAGCGCCGAGTGAGCCGGATAATCCAGAATTCGGAAATCAGAATCCAGAAATCAGAATATCCGAACACCCTTGACGCTGCTCTCTGGATTCTGAATTCCACTCCATCCGTCGCCTCGAGCTGACTCCACCGGTGGAACCGCTGGGAATCGGGCTGGTCGGCCTCGGCCGGTGGGGCCGGAACTACCTGAAAACACTAACCGCGCTGCCCGAATGCAGGCTGGTCGCCGTGGCCGATTCGGAACCGGCCGGTCGGGCCGCAGTTGCGGACCTGACCGGCAGTGCCAGCTACGATTCCATGGCCCGGTTGCTGTCTGACCCGGCAGTCGAGGCGGTCGTCGTCGCCACACCTGACCGCACCCACTACTCCCTGTCCGTCGCCGCACTCGAAGCAGGTCGGGACGTACTGGTCGAGAAACCGATGACCCTCACGTCGTCCGAGGCCGAGATGCTGGTTGCGCGGGCCGCGGAAAGCAGGCTCGTGATTGGCGTCGGTCACACGGCAGCCTACTCCGCCGATATCGGATCTCTCCGAACGCTGCTCGACGCGCTCCCCCGAGACTCAGAGCGGCGAGTGGTGGCTGAAAGGACGTCTTCCGGCCCTCCTGCCTCCCGCCAATCGTCAGTCGACAATCATCAATCGTCAATCCTCTTCGACCTTTGTCCCCACGACATCGCGCTTGCCGTGCTGCTCTTCGGGACGCCAACTGCTGCGCGCGGGCGTGCAAGCGGGCAGAAGGCCGAGTACGAGATCCGATTCGACGGAGACGGACTGGTGGAAGGCAGAGCGGAATGGCGGCAACCGCCGCACGTCCGCCGGTTCGAGGTCGCAGGCGATGGCGAGCAGCCCGAATCTGCGGGACGGACATCCGGCAATCGTCAGCCGGCGGCCGACATTCGCCATTCGCCGCTCGGGCGCCAGTGCCTGGACTTCATCGAGAGCTGCCGGACCCGCACGCAGCCGCTGAGCAACGGACCGGTGGGCTTGTCCGTGGTGCGCTGTCTCGAGGCCCTAGCCCGCTCGTCCGCCGACGGCGGTTCATGGATAGCGCTCCGGCCCGAAATGCGAGCGCCCGACTCCGAGCGTCGGGCTCCGGAATCCGCGCCCCGCCCCCTGGAGATCGGAGTTCGCGCTTGAAGCTGAGCGTCGTCATCCCGGTCTACAACGAAGAGGGCTCAGTCACCGAGTTGGTGGAGCGGGTCAAGGCGGTCCCGGTAGACAAGGAAATAATCACGGTTGATGACCACTCGCGTGACAGCACTCTGGCGGTTCTGAATCGGATCGCCGGCATCCGAGTCATCTCACATCCGGTGAATCGAGGCAAGGGAGCGGCAGTGAGAACCGGACTGGCGCACGCCACCGGTGACATCGTCGTCATCCAGGATGCTGACCTTGAATACAGCCCGGACGACTACCCGGCCATGCTCAGACCTTTCGAAGACCCCAAAGTCGACGCGGTGTACGGCTCGCGGTTCCGTGGCGGCGGCAATTCCTTCCTGTTCCACAGCAAGATGGCCAACTACTTCCTCACCTTCTTCACCAATGCCCTGTTCGGCGGCCGGATAACCGACATGGAAACCTGTTACAAGCTCATCCGGCGGCAACTGTTTCAGAACCTTGATCTCCTGGCCAACCGATTCGAGATCGAACCCGAGATTACCGCCAAGCTGCTACGCAGGCATTGCCGTATCGTCGAAGTTCCTATACAATACAACGCGCGTCGTGCCGGCAAGAAGATTGGTCCGCGCGATGGCGTAAAAGCCTGTGCCGCTCTTGCCCGCTGGTACGTGAGCTAGGAAATGACGAACTACGAATGCAGAGCAGCCAGACCGAGGCCGCTGAGGCTGATTTCGATTGAACGAGGCAGCCGGAAGCCGGTGCTCGGCTGTCGGGATTGCGAAGGACAATGACAGAACAGAGCAATGAATCAGTCAACGCCATCGAGCTGGTGGGTGTGTCGCGGTTGTACCAGCACTCATGGCCGGCCCTGACCGACATTAACCTGACTATCGAGAAGGGCGACTTCATGTTCATCCTCGGTGCAACCGGCGCCGGCAAGACCACGCTGCTGCGCCTGCTCTACCGCCAGGACCTGGCCGATTCGGGCAAGATAAAGGTGCTCGGCTATGACCTCAAGAAGATGCCCCTCTCCGACATACCGCCTCTGCGCAAGCGCATCGGAATCATCTTTCAGGATTTCAGGCTCCTGGCCGAGCGCACCGTCTACGAGAACCTGGAATTCGTGCTCCGCGTCATCGACACCGACCGCAAGGAGATACCGGGACGGATTCAGGAAACACTCAACCGGCTCGGCCTGGTACACAAACGGGACTCCTATCCTCACCAGCTATCCGGTGGCGAGCAGCAGAAGACATCGATCGCCAGGGCACTGGTCAAAGAACCGGACATACTCCTCGCCGACGAGCCGACCGGCAACATCGACCCCAGGGCCGCCGCCGACATTCTCAATATTCTCAAAGACATCAACTACCAGGGAGCCACAGTCCTGATGGCCACGCACGACGCGGATCTGGCCGAACGCACCCAACGGCGGCGCGTCACGCTTGATGCGGGGAGGATAGTACGCGATGAGACCTAGCTACATTCTCCAGGAGGCATTCCGCAGCATCAACCGCAACCGCGGGAGCTTCATCCTCGCGGCGACGGTCCAGGCCATCTGCCTTGTACTCCTCTCCGTATTCATGATCCTGACATCAAACCTCGTCCGGCTGTCGGCTGCCGCGAGTCGCCGAATCGAGCTCTACGCGTTTGTCGGTGAGCAGGCCGACCAGGCACTGCTCGTGCAGCGAATCGGCTCGCTCGACGGCGTAGCACAAGCGCGCTACGTATCGAAAGACGAAGCGCTCACCGAGCTACGGACCGACCTTGGCCCGGACTCCAGCCTGGTGGACGCACTGGAGGATAACCCCCTGCCGTCATCAGTCCGCATCACCGTAAACCCCGGGTACGCCTCGCTGTCGTCGCTCACCGCTCTTGAACAGAAAGTAATGCTCATTCCCGGCGTTACCGAGGTCTGGTCCGGCAAGGAACTGGTCGAGCGTCTCGGACGCATCACCCGTACCGTGATGTTCCTCGACATCGGCATTCTGGTCATAGTCTTCTGCGCGGTGCTCTTCATCGCTTTCCAGACCGTGGAGTCCTCAATTGCGTCGCGGCACCATGAAATCCAGATCATGGAGCTGGTCGGCGCTACGGCCGCAACCGTGCGCCTGCCGTTCGTCATTGAAGGAACTACCCAGGGAATAATCGGCGGGGCTGCCGCGTTCGTGCTGGCCCTCGTCTTTCAGCGGCTGGCCGCCATCGTCATACCATCCGCCTCCCTGCCGACGGGCATCGTCCTCCTCGCCGACCTCGGACTCGGGGCCATTTCCGGCGTTGCCGGCTCGCTCATCGCATTGAACCGCATCCACCGCGTCCCGCAGGCCGTGGCCATGGACGATAGTGAAGAGTGACCGGTGTTGACGGGAATCCGGGAATCGAGGATTCCAGAATTCTGGTACCATTCCTCGACCTCTTGATCCCTTGAATCACCGAATCCTGTTTCTTGCGCTGTTACTGGCGACCTGTGCCCAGGGACTGACTCAGGCGCCGGCCGAGCCTCCTCTTCCCCTCCACCGTCTGACAGGGGGCACCGAGCCCAACCCCGACACGACCATGGCCGCCACGCCCGAGACCCTCAGCGCGGAACAACTCGATCAACAGATTCGACAGAACCAGGACCAGCTCGAACAGACGAGGCAGCGGCTCGCCGAGGTCGAGAACAAGCTCGGCGATCTGTCCGACAAAGAACAGGCCAGCCTGGCAAGACTGGCGTCACTTGAAGAACAGATCGGGTTGACCCGAAGCTACCTGGCGAAACTCAGAGCCCAGGCTGCGGCGCGATCGACCGAAATCGCACAGGTCGCGAGGCAGATTGAGCAGACTTCCGCCCAGGCGGCAAGCCGCAAACAGGCTCTGGGTCGCCGGCTGACCGCAATCTACAAGTACGGACAGCTCAGCCCGCTCGCCGCGCTGCTCTCGACTCGCAGTGTGCCTGAGGTCTATCGCAAGATGCTCTATCTGCGCTGGGTTGTGCGGGCGGACCAGCGCCTCGCCGCCGAGCTGTCGGAGCTGGACCTGCAGCTCTCGCTGCAACGGTCAAAACTCCTTGCCGACCAGACCGAACTGGAACGCCTGCAGCAGGAACAACTGGACCAGCAGACAAAGCTCAGTGCGGCGATTGCTGCCGAGTCGGCGGTACTCAAGAAAGTGCGGAACGACAAGGACGCCGGGCAAGCCCTGCAGCATCAGCTTACCGAATCAACCGGCCGGCTGCAGAACCTGCTCGCGGACCTGCAGCACCGAAAGGAGAATGCGCAGCCCGTGGCCACCAGCAGGTTTGAGAGCCAGAGAGGCAGTTTGCCGTGGCCACTCAAGGGCAAGGTCATTGCCACGTTCGGCTCCCAGGTCCATCCGCGGTACAAGACCAAGACAAGCAACCTCGGGATTGACATCAAGGCCGAGCCCGGGACTCCCGTCCATGCCGTGGCGGCGGGCCGAATCTCCTATGCTGACCAGTTTATGGGTTATGGCAACCTGGTCATCATCGACAACGGCGGCGGCTTCTACACGCTCTACGCCAATCTCACCGAGATGTCCGCGCAGGTCGGCTCCCAAGTGGCCGCAGGCACGAAGGTCGGGACCGCCAGTGACTATCTTCACTTCGAGATTCGGAAAGACGGAAAGTCGGTCGATCCGATGGACTGGCTGCAGCCCTAGAACCCGGAGGCGTCCGGGAGTCGAAGGTTTCGGAACCCCGGCTCGAACACTCGCCGCCTTGATCTCATGAATCCTCGAATCTCCCTTGGCCGCTTGCTCGTCGGCCAGACGAAGGCGGTTGAATTCCTTGAATCGTGGCTTGCCGACGGCACTTTTCCGCCACTGCTCTTTGCCGGCCCGGCGGGCGTCGGCAAGAGGACTGCTGCGCTCATGGTAGCACAGGCGGCAAACTGCCTCGACCCGGACCACCAGCCGTGCGGAGTCTGCCGCAGTTGCCGCTCAATCGCCGGACTGGGCCATCCCGACCTGAGACTCCTGCTTCCGATCCGGCTGCCCAAGAAAGACGCGGACATTGATGACATAGCCAGAACCACGCTTGACCGTTATCCGGAGTTCGCCCTCGGCCGGGCTCAACCGGTCCCTGACACGAAGCTCAAGATACCGATTGACGCCGTGCGCTGGCTTCGAATTGAGATGGCAAGACCTCCGCTCCTGGCCCGACTTCGCCTCTTCCTTCTGATCCAGGCACATCAAATGAACGCCGAAGCTACCAATGCGCTGCT is a window encoding:
- a CDS encoding permease-like cell division protein FtsX, with the protein product MRPSYILQEAFRSINRNRGSFILAATVQAICLVLLSVFMILTSNLVRLSAAASRRIELYAFVGEQADQALLVQRIGSLDGVAQARYVSKDEALTELRTDLGPDSSLVDALEDNPLPSSVRITVNPGYASLSSLTALEQKVMLIPGVTEVWSGKELVERLGRITRTVMFLDIGILVIVFCAVLFIAFQTVESSIASRHHEIQIMELVGATAATVRLPFVIEGTTQGIIGGAAAFVLALVFQRLAAIVIPSASLPTGIVLLADLGLGAISGVAGSLIALNRIHRVPQAVAMDDSEE
- a CDS encoding Gfo/Idh/MocA family oxidoreductase, which codes for MEPLGIGLVGLGRWGRNYLKTLTALPECRLVAVADSEPAGRAAVADLTGSASYDSMARLLSDPAVEAVVVATPDRTHYSLSVAALEAGRDVLVEKPMTLTSSEAEMLVARAAESRLVIGVGHTAAYSADIGSLRTLLDALPRDSERRVVAERTSSGPPASRQSSVDNHQSSILFDLCPHDIALAVLLFGTPTAARGRASGQKAEYEIRFDGDGLVEGRAEWRQPPHVRRFEVAGDGEQPESAGRTSGNRQPAADIRHSPLGRQCLDFIESCRTRTQPLSNGPVGLSVVRCLEALARSSADGGSWIALRPEMRAPDSERRAPESAPRPLEIGVRA
- a CDS encoding glycosyltransferase family 2 protein, whose translation is MKLSVVIPVYNEEGSVTELVERVKAVPVDKEIITVDDHSRDSTLAVLNRIAGIRVISHPVNRGKGAAVRTGLAHATGDIVVIQDADLEYSPDDYPAMLRPFEDPKVDAVYGSRFRGGGNSFLFHSKMANYFLTFFTNALFGGRITDMETCYKLIRRQLFQNLDLLANRFEIEPEITAKLLRRHCRIVEVPIQYNARRAGKKIGPRDGVKACAALARWYVS
- a CDS encoding peptidoglycan DD-metalloendopeptidase family protein, encoding MNHRILFLALLLATCAQGLTQAPAEPPLPLHRLTGGTEPNPDTTMAATPETLSAEQLDQQIRQNQDQLEQTRQRLAEVENKLGDLSDKEQASLARLASLEEQIGLTRSYLAKLRAQAAARSTEIAQVARQIEQTSAQAASRKQALGRRLTAIYKYGQLSPLAALLSTRSVPEVYRKMLYLRWVVRADQRLAAELSELDLQLSLQRSKLLADQTELERLQQEQLDQQTKLSAAIAAESAVLKKVRNDKDAGQALQHQLTESTGRLQNLLADLQHRKENAQPVATSRFESQRGSLPWPLKGKVIATFGSQVHPRYKTKTSNLGIDIKAEPGTPVHAVAAGRISYADQFMGYGNLVIIDNGGGFYTLYANLTEMSAQVGSQVAAGTKVGTASDYLHFEIRKDGKSVDPMDWLQP
- the ftsE gene encoding cell division ATP-binding protein FtsE produces the protein MTEQSNESVNAIELVGVSRLYQHSWPALTDINLTIEKGDFMFILGATGAGKTTLLRLLYRQDLADSGKIKVLGYDLKKMPLSDIPPLRKRIGIIFQDFRLLAERTVYENLEFVLRVIDTDRKEIPGRIQETLNRLGLVHKRDSYPHQLSGGEQQKTSIARALVKEPDILLADEPTGNIDPRAAADILNILKDINYQGATVLMATHDADLAERTQRRRVTLDAGRIVRDET